A segment of the Candidatus Cloacimonadota bacterium genome:
GAAGGGCATCACAGACTGGAAGGTCATGGTGTAAACGCTCAGCACCCGGCCGCGCATGCCTGGATCGGCCACGCTTTGCAGGATGGTGTTGGTGGAGCTCATCTGCATGGTCATGCCCAAGCCGATGAAGACCATGAACAGCAGGCTGAGCGGAAGGCTGCGGCTATGCGCCAGGCCGATCAGCGCCAGGCTGGCCACGCAGCCCAGTCCCGCCGTGATGAAGGGCAGGCCTTTGATGGTTTTGCGCCCCGCCATGTAAAAGGCGCTGGCCAGGGCCCCGATCCCGGCAAAGGTCAGCAGCAGGCCCTGCGTGCCGGCATTGCCTTTCAGCACGTCGCGCGCGAACACCGGAATGATGGAGCCGTAGCTCATGGCGAAGAGCATGAACACGCTCAGGTTGGCGATCAGCCAGCGCACCGGCAGGCTGCGCCAGGAATAGCTCCAGCCCTCTTTGATCTTGCTCAGGATGGGCGCGCCGGTGGGTTTCAGGGCCGGATAGCTGATCCGGATGGCCAGCAGCGAGGCGATCACCGCCAAATAGGAAACGGCGTTGATCAGAAAACAGATGCCTTCGCCGAATGCCACGATCATCGCCCCGCCGATGGAGGGCCCCACCAAGCGGGCGGAATTGAACATGGCGGAGTTGGTGGCGATGGCGTTGGGCAGCAGGCTGCGCTTGGAAACCAGGTCCAGCACGAAATTTTGCCGGAAGGGCGCGTCAATGCCCTCCACGATCCCCTGCCACAGCGCCAGCACGATCAGCGGCCACCAGCGCTGCGCGTTGATGTATCCGCTCAGCACGCCCGCGGCCAGCAGGCTGGCCTGCAGCATGAAGAGGGATTGCGTGAGGATCAGGGTTTTGCGCCGGTCCCAGCGGTCCGCCCAGGCCCCGGCGAAGGGACTCACGAACAGCGAGGGGATCATGCTCAGAAAAGCGATCAAACCCAGCAGGAATGCTGAATTCGTCAGCCGGTAGATGAACCAGCTCATGGTGGTACGCTGCACCCAGGTGCCGATCACGGAAAACAGCTGCCCGGAAAAAAAGAGGCGGTAGTTGCGCACGGTGAGGCTGATGAAGCGCTCCCGCGTTCTGCTCAGCAGCCAGTTCATCGCTTTGACCGCCCCACCTCGCGCCAGGCTCATACCGGTTTTCCGCTCCCCTTCGCTCAAGCCTGACCGGAGGGCGATTCTACCGTTTCCGGCCTCTCGCTGTGCTCGAAACGCATCTCTTTGGCCTTGTTGAATTTGGCCAGCACCTGCTCCCGGTCTTCCCCGCCGATGTCGGCCAGCACAAATTCAAAGATCTCTTCGGTGCCCAGGGTTTCCTTTTCAAAGAGCTCGGCGGCCAGCTTTTCCAGCAGCCCGCGCCGCTTTTTCAGGATCTCCAGCGCCCGATCGTAGGCGCGGGAAATGAAGCCGCGGATCTCGCTGTCCACCAGCTGCGCCGTCTCGTTGCTGTGCGTGTCGCGGCCGATGAGTTCCTTGCCCAGATACACTTCGCCCTGCTCCTTGCCGATGGTCATCGGCCCGAAGGCTTCGCTCATGCCCCAGGAGCAGACCATCTTTTTGGCGATCTCGGTAACCCGCTCCAGGTCGTTGCCCGCCCCGGTGGTGAGTTCGCCGTAAACGATCTCCTCCGCGGCGCGTCCGCCCAGGATCTCCGTCATGATCTGTTCCAGATAGCCGCGCGAATAGCCGGTCTTGTCGGTCTGCAAAAAGTGGGTGGCGCCGGCCGTGAAGCCGCGCGGAATGATCGAAACCTTGTGCACCGGCTCGGTCTTGTCCTGAAAAA
Coding sequences within it:
- a CDS encoding MFS transporter, yielding MSLARGGAVKAMNWLLSRTRERFISLTVRNYRLFFSGQLFSVIGTWVQRTTMSWFIYRLTNSAFLLGLIAFLSMIPSLFVSPFAGAWADRWDRRKTLILTQSLFMLQASLLAAGVLSGYINAQRWWPLIVLALWQGIVEGIDAPFRQNFVLDLVSKRSLLPNAIATNSAMFNSARLVGPSIGGAMIVAFGEGICFLINAVSYLAVIASLLAIRISYPALKPTGAPILSKIKEGWSYSWRSLPVRWLIANLSVFMLFAMSYGSIIPVFARDVLKGNAGTQGLLLTFAGIGALASAFYMAGRKTIKGLPFITAGLGCVASLALIGLAHSRSLPLSLLFMVFIGLGMTMQMSSTNTILQSVADPGMRGRVLSVYTMTFQSVMPFGSLLIGSLTRRLGPQTALSIAAGICLLWSLNALRKIPQLMKHIMRMLVTNHNTEIYRPLKVTVEYPGVEG